One Candidatus Poribacteria bacterium genomic window, CTATCTACACATCGAGGGTGCTGTCAAAGGCGATGCCCTAAAGGAAGCACAAGAGGCTGTGGATCGACATATCCACATGCCACTTGATGAACGCCCCGAAGGATTTACGACTCGCCCTCGCGACTTAGAACCCGGCAAAGGCGGAAGATATGAACACGGATTCGCCTTCGACCGGTGTCTTGAAGAGATGACGGTGCATCCGGCTATCTGGCCCCTTATTAAAGAGTTTACCTTCGACAAACCCCGGTTTGTCACCGGCACACTTACACTCGAACAGCACAACCCGGACAGGCAACCGATGGGAACAAATCCGGCAGGTTTGCACTGTGCACGTGAGGGACGCCAGTGGTCAACTCGCTACGAGGTACAGAACAGCCAAATCTACTGCAACGATTTCGTGGCGTTCTTCTATTTGACGGATGTGCAGCCCGGTGACGGCGGGCTTATTGTTATCCCGGGTTCGCATAAAAGCAAATTCGAGAGACCTGAAGACCTTCTCACCCCAGGCCCCGACGGCATTGACCCCGAAACCGATGATGTTTTCACCAATCTCACGCCTAAAGCGGGGGACTTTCTCGTCATCTCTGAACTGTTGACACACGGCGTTTTGCAGTGGAGACCTAAGGACCGCGATAGACGCTTCCTGATTCTCCGTTATCGTCCACAATACGATGGCAAGCAAAGTCTACCGGAGACAATCGTCAACCGGTTAACACCTGAAGTTCAGGAACTGGTGCAAACGGCATCGTATGGCCATACGAAAGAAATAGTCAAGCAAGATGTTGTTCAATTAACCAATTAGATGAGAGAAGCGGACGGAAGGTTGGAAGGTTAGGGGATTCGTCTTCCATTCTTCCAACAAACTTTCGGTTTGCAAGCGGAAACCCCGAAAACGGAGGAAATCCAATGGGAGCGAATCAATACCGTGTTTGCATTGTTGGCTGTGGTAGAATGGGCGGCACAATTGATGAAGAGGTCGGTGCGACACCGCACGGTGCGTTGCCCTACTCGCACGCCGCAGGGTATACCGCTTTTGAGCGGACAGACATTGTTGCCGCCGCGGATGTCGTCGAAGAGAAGGCACAATACGTCTGCAACAAATGGAATATTCCAAAGTACTATTTAGACTACCGCGAGATGATCGTCGAAGAGAAACCGGATATTGTCAGTATTGCTACACGTCCGGGTAATCATGCCGACATCACGCAATTTGCGGCAGAAAATGGCGCGAAGGGCATCTATTGTGACAAACCGCTTTGTGCTTCCATGGAAGAGGCAGATGCGATGGTAGAGGTATGCGAAAAACACAACATCAAGTTCAACCTCGGCACGCAGCGTCGTTTCACACCCGGATACATCAAAATGCGCGAGATTCTCGAAAGCGGCGAACTCGGGGAAAGACGGTCTATTATCGCCTATAGCGGCGGTGCTGCGCTTTGGGGATATACGCACGCCGCGGATATGCTTCTCTTTCTGGCAAGCGATTCCGCAATAGAATACGTGCAAGGCAACGTCGCTGTGGACGATGCTGACTTTGAGGATAACCGCACCGAAACCGATCCG contains:
- a CDS encoding phytanoyl-CoA dioxygenase family protein; the protein is MTPEQRYLFDVTGYLHIEGAVKGDALKEAQEAVDRHIHMPLDERPEGFTTRPRDLEPGKGGRYEHGFAFDRCLEEMTVHPAIWPLIKEFTFDKPRFVTGTLTLEQHNPDRQPMGTNPAGLHCAREGRQWSTRYEVQNSQIYCNDFVAFFYLTDVQPGDGGLIVIPGSHKSKFERPEDLLTPGPDGIDPETDDVFTNLTPKAGDFLVISELLTHGVLQWRPKDRDRRFLILRYRPQYDGKQSLPETIVNRLTPEVQELVQTASYGHTKEIVKQDVVQLTN
- a CDS encoding Gfo/Idh/MocA family oxidoreductase — protein: MGANQYRVCIVGCGRMGGTIDEEVGATPHGALPYSHAAGYTAFERTDIVAAADVVEEKAQYVCNKWNIPKYYLDYREMIVEEKPDIVSIATRPGNHADITQFAAENGAKGIYCDKPLCASMEEADAMVEVCEKHNIKFNLGTQRRFTPGYIKMREILESGELGERRSIIAYSGGAALWGYTHAADMLLFLASDSAIEYVQGNVAVDDADFEDNRTETDPGIVMGFIRFQNGINGISIPGTAYEFEVNCSEGTVRALNNGLGFYLRKRQGEFNEILEAPFPPYERKSGTVGCIEDIVEAIETDTETQGNIHLAHRSTEMVFAIVDSQRQQGVRVPMPMENRSLYLGRW